A stretch of Acropora muricata isolate sample 2 chromosome 7, ASM3666990v1, whole genome shotgun sequence DNA encodes these proteins:
- the LOC136921748 gene encoding uncharacterized protein: MAAAKARKYADEMLLLYAADKDDDDFDILLVDALYKEPSPATFGFKINLDSLDEQMSIELFRFGKADLHLLYNTLSIPDDYKCPNGTVANGMEAMLVLLRRLTYPNRLCDLSPLFGRAEPELSMIIHEVLNDLYNRFHHLLEDLDQNWIDVQAFSDAIHDAGSPLPNCWGFIDGTLRPCCRPIQNQRILFSGHKRTHGLKFQSVVCPNGLIANLFGPVAGRHHDASMLHESNFHIVWRSCLSSLPTHSWTLQGSTTDA, translated from the exons ATGGCGGCTGCCAAGGCCAG AAAGTACGCAGATGAAATGTTGCTTCTTTATGCCGCAGACAAGGATGACGATGACTTTGACATTTTGCTTGTGGACGCTTTGTATAAGGAACCATCACCAGCAACGTTTGGTTTTAAAATTAATCTTGACAGCCTCGATGAACAGATGTCTATAGAGCTTTTCAG GTTTGGGAAAGCAGACCTTCATCTTTTATACAATACGTTGTCGATACCCGATGATTACAAGTGTCCGAACGGCACTGTGGCAAATGGTATGGAAGCGATGCTGGTACTTCTGAGGAGACTGACGTATCCAAACCGTTTATGTGATTTGAGCCCTTTGTTTGGAAGAGCAGAACCCGAACTGAGCATGATTATTCACGAG GTGTTGAATGATCTCTATAACCGTTTCCATCACTTACTTGAGGACCTTGACCAGAATTGGATTGATGTACAGGCATTTTCAGATGCTATACATGATGCTGGAAGTCCTTTACCAAACTGCTGGGGATTCATAGATGGGACCCTGAGGCCTTGCTGTAGACCCATACAAAATCAAAGAATCTTATTTTCTGGACACAAGCGAACACATGGACTAAAATTTCAG AGTGTGGTATGTCCAAATGGATTGATAGCCAACCTGTTTGGCCCTGTTGCTGGACGACATCATGATGCTTCTATGCTTCACGAAAGCAATTTTCACATTGTATGGAGATCCTGCTTATCCTCTTTGCCAACACATTCTTGGACCCTACAGGGGAGCACAACTGACGCCTGA
- the LOC136922674 gene encoding uncharacterized protein codes for MSKKTMFRWHVNHDLDLLREVVGGRPKNHTDWASIADKLNSAWGNEENPVRGCSCKEHFDVLLKHHKENNVAALKKSGSEEQYTEIQQLLDDVQSYLEDLGQNQTKQKKNDQDRKKAQKMRDAAMETLKRKYPSSRSSVSDSEDEMAGHHSKDKPKAKRSQRPDVMSFLADKAETERDFKNQELQFRREALDTETKLKRDALDVEMRRIELQEKQVNMQMELFKALINKH; via the exons ATGAGTAAAAAG ACCATGTTCAGGTGGCACGTTAATCATGATTTAGACCTTCTCAGGGAAGTGGTTGGTGGACGACCAAAGAACCATACTGACTGGGCTTCTATAGCTGACAAATTGAACAGTGCATGGGGAAATGAGGAAAATCCAGTGCGTGGATGCTCTTGCAAAGAACATTTTGACGTGCTGCTGAAGCACCATAAAGAAAATAATGTGGCAGCGCTGAAGAA GTCTGGCTCTGAGGAACAATACACTGAGATTCAGCAATTATTGGACGATGTGCAGTCTTACCTTGAGGACTTGGgacaaaatcaaacaaaacagaagaaaaatgaCCAGGATAGAAAAAAAGCTCAGAAAATGAGAGATGCAGCCATGGAAACACTCAAGAGAA AGTATCCTTCATCTCGTTCAAGTGTCAGTGATTCAGAGGATGAGATGGCTGGCCATCATTCAAAAG ATAAGCCAAAGGCCAAGCGTTCACAACGACCAGATGTCATGTCATTTCTTGCTGATAAAGCAGAGACAGAAAGGGATTTCAAGAACCAGGAGCTTCAGTTTAGGCGAGAGGCCCTTGATACAGAAACGAAACTCAAGAGAGATGCCCTTGATGTTGAAATGAGAAGAATTGAGTtacaagaaaagcaagtaaacatGCAGATGGAATTGTTTAAGGCTCTTATAAATAAGCATTAA